A window from Zingiber officinale cultivar Zhangliang chromosome 7A, Zo_v1.1, whole genome shotgun sequence encodes these proteins:
- the LOC122001533 gene encoding SAP-like protein BP-73 — MTIIGIFRGAILSPYSCKCDQTHCSAETQFRSIPRRSARIYAARRAISNDHKENPDFSRQQKRSSMGRSKQYQELEQSERSEETYILSSRNGPFMSNMRHQATATPGQRDEEILDLFRKIQMQLQAAAKKGKKSEASRQRQSDRATVDSLVKLLRKHSMDQKSSPKEHFSSNLLPRSNTLVDENKSNLFSRDGTKLKEEPALDPGLPDPVSSTRPATNFRRKSLVCRANFQAVSFEEGINPPPPTNSQASRKKKSDIIVDNSEASVHADIGVLDSLGQSLLDDQFDPPLSNETAEVITESSTLKISSDLPSLKLSELRNLAKSRGLRGYSKLKKGELVELLDD, encoded by the exons ATGACTATCATCG GGATATTCAGAGGAGCTATTCTATCACCATATTCATGTAAATGTGACCAGACACACTGCAGTGCTGAAACTCAATTTCGAAGCATCCCGCGTAGATCAGCGAGGATATATGCTGCTCGCCGTGCAATTTCTAATGATCACAAGGAGAATCCTGATTTCTCCAGACAACAGAAAAGGTCTTCCATGGGCAGGAGCAAACAATACCAAGAGCTTGAACAGTCAGAAAGGAGTGAAGAAACTTATATTTTGTCCTCTAGAAATGGGCCTTTCATGAGTAATATGAGGCACCAGGCTACTGCAACTCCAGGACAGCGAGATGAAGAAATACTCGACTTGTTTCGGAAAATCCAAATGCAATTACAGGCTGCTGCCAAGAAAGGTAAGAAGTCTGAAGCGAGTCGACAAAGGCAAAGCGACAGGGCAACCGTGGATTCCCTCGTCAAATTGTTAAGGAAGCATTCGATGGATCAGAAGAGCAGTCCCAAGGAGCATTTTAGTAGCAACCTACTACCAAGAAGCAACACACTAGTGGATGAGAATAAATCAAATCTTTTTAGCCGAGATGGCACCAAATTGAAGGAGGAGCCGGCTCTTGATCCTGGGCTTCCAGATCCAGTTTCTTCCACAAGACCTGCCACAAATTTCAGACGAAAATCTCTAGTTTGTAGAGCGAACTTCCAAGCTGTATCGTTTGAAGAGGGTATCAACCCTCCTCCACCCACAAACTCTCAAgcgagtaggaagaagaagagcgaTATCATTGTGGACAACTCTGAGGCCTCGGTGCATGCAGATATTGGTGTTTTGGACTCTCTTGGCCAATCATTGTTGGACGATCAGTTTGATCCTCCTCTGTCCAATGAAACTGCCGAAGTGATTACGGAATCATCTACTCTAAAAATCTCATCCGATTTGCCTTCCTTAAAATTATCAGAGCTGAGGAATCTTGCAAAGTCTCGCGGCCTAAGGGGATATTCCAAACTCAAGAAAGGTGAACTAGTCGAATTGCTTGATGATTGA